The genome window GCGAGGGCCGCACCGCCGACGCCGGGGACGTCACCCGCAGTGTCGAGCTGTCCCGGGTGATCGGCGTGGTCAGCGGCGTGCTTGCCGCCGGGTCGGCGCTGGTGTTCGGCCTGCGCCGCGACCGCCGGTCGTGAATCGCGACCGGTGCCGGTGAACCGCGACCACCGCTGGTGAGTCGTACCGCCGCCAGTGAATTGCGACGTTCCTTGCTGACTGCTGCCGCTGCCGGTGAACGGTTACCGCCGCCGGTGAATCGCGATCGCGGCCGGTGAACCGCGGCCGCCGCGGGATAAACGCGACCGCGGCCGGTGAACCGCGGGCCCGCGGTCACTCCGCCCGGTCACCTGCGCGCTTGCGGCGCTTGGCCGCCTCCAGCGCCGCGATCACGCCGACGCCCACGAGGACCACCGCCAGCGGCACCAGCAGTCCCATCAGCCCCGTGGGCTTGCCGAGCAGCCACTCGAAGAGTCCGCCGTGCTCGCCCGTGAACGCCCACCGCGCCAGCGGGATCACCCCGATCGTGATGCCGATCAGCCCCACGACCCCCTGCACCGCGTCGATCTGCTTGCCGGTCACCGCGACCGCCCTCTCTCCGTCGGCAAAGCCGCCCCGCGGCCACGCGGAGTGGCAGGCGGCTACACGACGCCACATTAGCAGAGTGGTCACTCCAGTTTTGGTGCGATCTATGCTCGCGGTGATGCGCACCGTCAATCCCGAGCAGCACGCCCGCAAGCGGGCGAAGATCGTGCAGGCCGCGGCCGAGGAGTTCGCCGTCAACGGCGTCGACGGCACGTCGACGGCGGGCATCTGCCGCCGCGCCGGCATCGGCTCGGGCACCCTGTTCCACTACTTCCCGACCAAGCGCGACATCGTCCACGCGCTGTTCCGCGACGACCTGCCTCGCAACGCCGAGGTGTACCAACGGGCCCTGCGCGCCGAAACCGAAGAGGGCTTCGACCTGCTCGTCGGCCACCTGCTCGCCGAGCTGGCCAACCCGCTCACGCCGGGGCTCGCGGCCACCGCGGTGCTGCAGGCCAACCGCGACCCGGAGTTCGCCGAGATCCTGACCACCGACACCGAACGAACACACGAGGTCCTCACCGCGCTGCTGCGGCGCATGGCCGATGACCACCAGCTCGCGTTGCCCGCGGACCGGCTAGCGCGGTGGATCCAGAAGCTGGTCGACGCCGCCTACCTGATGGCCGGTGACCCGGGGTTCGACGCGGAGGTGGAGAGCGCCGAGATCCGGCGCGTCATCGCCCGCCTGGTCGGCGGCCCGTCGGCGTGAGGGCGGATCCGGCGAAACCGGCCCCGCCACACCGCCAGCGTGTCCGGTGAGATGCGGCGCTAGGGGTTGCCGCGTGCGGAGGTCTCCTCCTCGCGCGCGGTGCCGGCCTCCTCGCCTGCGCTGGATGCCTCGGCATCGGCGGTTCGCCCCGCCTCGCGGGCGGCGGCTTCCTCGCGCTCGCGGCGCTCCTCCTCGGC of Saccharopolyspora erythraea contains these proteins:
- a CDS encoding TetR/AcrR family transcriptional regulator, encoding MRTVNPEQHARKRAKIVQAAAEEFAVNGVDGTSTAGICRRAGIGSGTLFHYFPTKRDIVHALFRDDLPRNAEVYQRALRAETEEGFDLLVGHLLAELANPLTPGLAATAVLQANRDPEFAEILTTDTERTHEVLTALLRRMADDHQLALPADRLARWIQKLVDAAYLMAGDPGFDAEVESAEIRRVIARLVGGPSA